CAGCAGCCCCAGCACGCGGCCGTCCATGCGCGGGTTGCCCGCGGTGCCCCACGCGTACGCGAAGTCCTCGATGAACGCGCGCGTCGCCTCGTCGAGCTCCGTCGGCATGAGGTCGCGCTGGTCGAGCGACGCCTCGGCCGAGGCGGACGGGGCGGATGCGGCTGCGGCTGCGTCGTCGGTCACAGCGACACCCTAGGCAGGGCGGCGGCGAGGTCGCCCGACGCGAGCGCGGCGCGCCATGCGTCGATGCGCCAGCTCGTCATGCCGCTCGTCGTGAGCGTCTCGACGGCGCCGTCGGCATCGCGGCCGAAGACGGCGGGCTCGCCCGTCGCCCAGAAGCCGGCGACGTCGTCGGTCGCGAGCGAGTCGGCCGTGTCGGTGACGCGCAGGCGCACGACGAAGCCGGCGGGCTCGGGCGCCTTCGGGTACAGCACGACGAGGCGGCCGCCCAGAGGCACGACGTCCTCGATGCTCCACAGGTTCGCGAAGCGACCCTCGAGCTCGGCGGCGATCTCGGCGGGCACGGCGACCGACGCATCCGCCTCGACCTCCTCGGCGAGCGCGAGCGCGAGGTCGATGATCGCGAGCACGCCGCCCGCGATGACGCCGGCGGGGCCGTCGATCGCGTTCGTGAGGGCCGAGACGACGAGGTCGTCCTTCGGGTCGATCCACGTGCGCGTGATGTGGCCCGGGTAGCCGCCCGAGTGGCCCACGACCGCACGGGAGCCGATGGTCTCGACGTCGAAGCCGAGGCCGTAGTGGCGCGTGACGCCCGCGTGCGTCACGGGCGACTCGGGCCGCTGCAGCAGGCGCTTCGACGCATCGGTCACGAGCGTCTCGTTGCCGAACGCGTGCGCCGAGCCGTACACGGTGAGGTCGGCGGCGGTCGCGAACCAGCCGGTCGCAGGCGCCATGGCGGCGGTGTCGACGTGGCGGATGCGGTGGCGGGCGTCGTCGACGCGCGTGCGGCCCGTGTGGCCACTCGCGAACTCGCCGTCGCGCTCCGCGAGCCACTCCGGGCCCATCGCGGTCGTGCCGAGCGGGCCGGTGATGCGCTCGGCGACGAGCTCGGCGTACGACATGCCCGATGCGCCCTCGAGCACGAGGCCCAGCAGCGAGTAGCCGATGTTCGAGTACTTGAAGTGCTCGTTCGTCGCGTAGACGACGCCCTCGGCCTTCGCCATGGCGATGATCGCGTCGCGGTCGGGGAAGGTGCCGCCGCCGCGCTGCCAGTAGTTCGCGTCGGAGCCGTCGCGGATGATGCCGCCCTGGTGACCGAGCAGCTCGCGCACCGTCACGGTCGCGACGCCCGAGTCCGCGAGGGCAGGCACCCACTGCTCGATCGTGTCGTCGAGGCGCAGCTCGCCGGCCTCGATGAGCTGTAGCGCTGCGGTGGCCGTGAACGTCTTCGAGTGCGATGCGATGCGGAAGAGGTGGTCGGTCGTGAGCGGCGCCTGCGTCTCGACGTCGGCGACGCCCCACGCGAGGTCGAGCAGCAGCTCGCCCTTGTGGCGCACGGCGACCTGGATGCCGGGCGTGCCCAGCAGCTCGCCCTGGAACGCGACCCAGCGCTCGACGTAGGCGAGCGCATCCCGCATCGCTGCCGCCTTGGCGGCGCCCTTCGGAGTGTGGTCGGCGGTCGTCTCGACGGGCTGGTCGAGTGCGGTGGTGAGGTCCTCGGTGGAGGTCATCGTCGTCCCTTCGGGTCGAGGGCGTCGCGGAGGATGTCGCCCAGCGTGATGAGCGCGAGCACCGTGACGGAGAGGAAGAGGCTCGGGAAGAGCAGCATGTGGGGAGCGGAGGAGAAGTAGGACTGCGCGTTCGACAGCTGCAGGCCCCACGAGATCGAGGGCGACTGCAGGCCGACGCCGAGGAAGGTGAGCGTCGACTCGGCCACGATGACCGAGCCGACCATCGTCGCCGCGATCGCCATGACCGGGCCGATGGAGTTCGGCACGACGTGGCGCGCCAAGATGCGGGAGTCGGGGATGCCCATCGCCTGCGCCGCCTGCACGTACTCGGTGCCCTTGACGCCGCGCACGGCGCCGCGCACGAGGCGCGCCATCGTGGGCCACGAGAAGAACGCGAGCACGAGCGCCACCATGACGGGGGAGCGGCCGCCGACCGAGTTCAGCACGACGATGGCGCCGAGCAGGAACGGGAAGCCGAGGAACACGTCGGTGAGGCGCGAGATGAGGCGGTCGAGCACGCCGCCGACGTAGCCGGCGAACGTGCCGAGCACGATGGCGATCGCGAGGCACAGCACCGTCGTGAGCACGCCGATGAAGATCGAGGTGCTCGTGCCGTAGATCACGTTGGCGTAGATGTCGCAGCCCTGCAGGTCGGTGCCGAACACATGGCGAGTCGACGGCGGCTGCGACGAGTCGACGAGCATGCACGCGCGGGGATCGGGCTGGCCGAAGAGACCCGCGAACAGCTGCGGCACGAGCGCGATGACGACGAGCACGGCGAGCACGGCCGAGCAGATCCAGAACACGGGCCGCTTGCGCAGGCTCGCCCAGACGCCGCGCTGGCCCATGGTCGTGGTGGGGAGGTCGACGGGGGCGACGGCGCCGGTCATGCGCGGATCCTCGGGTCGAGGGCGGAGTTGATGAGGTCGACGACGAGGCTCGTCACGAGGAAGATCAGGATCAGCGCCGTCGAGACGCCCACGACCGTCGGTCCCTCGTGCGTGCGGATGCCCTCGAACAGCATCTGGCCGATGCCCGGCAGGTTGAAGATGCCCTCGATGACGACGGTGCCGCCGAGCAGGAAGCCCAGGTCGATCGCGAGGAACGTGAGCACGGGTGCGACGGAGTTGCGCAGCACGTGCACGCCCACGATGTCGCGGCGGCGCAGGCCCTTCGCGACGAGCGTGCGCACGAAGTCCGACTGCATCGTGTCGATCACCGAGCCGCGCGTCAGTCGTGCGGTGGCGGCGAGGCCGAACAGCGCGATGACGATGGCGGGGAGGATGTACGACGTCGGCCAGCCGTCGCCCGTGCCGGCGATGGGGAACCAGCCGAGCCGCAGGCCGAAGAAGAGCTGCGCCGCCGAGCCGACCACGAAGACGGGGATCGACGTGGCGAGGATCGTGCCGACGAGCACGGTGCGGTCGAGCATCGAGCCCTTGCGCAGGCCGGCGACGAGGCCGAGCACGACGCCCACGACGACCTCGATCGCCCACGCCGTGAGCGCGAGGGTGATGGTGACGGGCCAGCGCGCCTCCATGCGGGCCGCGACCGACGCGCCCTGGAAGGTCGTGCCGAGGTCACCCGTGAAGAGGTTGCCGAGGTAGCGCAGGTACTGCAGCCACAGCGGGTCGTCGAGGTGGTACTGCGCGCGGATCTGCGCCACGACGTTGTCGGGCAGCGGGCGGTCGCCGCCGAGCGCCGCGACGGGGTCGCCGGGCAGCGAGAACACCATCGCGTAGATGATGAACGTCACGCCGACGAACACGATGGCGAGCTCGAGCAGGCGAGCGCCGACCGCGCGGGCGGTGCCGCTCATGCGGTGACCCCGGAGGCGAGCGTGGCGACGTCGTCGGATGCGGCGCTCGCGGTGGCGGCGCGCGCCGCGTCGAGCAGCAGCGACGACGTCGCGAGCGTCGACGCCACCTGCACGCCCACGAGGTTCGCGATCGGCAGCGGCGTGAGCCCCTCGACCGCATCCGCCGCCGCGCACCACGCGTCGTACTGGGCGCCGAGCCGCTCGCGCACGCGGCGGAGGCCCGCCGGGGCCGTGCCGGCCTGCACCTCGGCGTCGATCGCGCGCAGCAGGATGCCGCCGAAGCGCAGCTGGAACATGCGCACGACGTCGGCGTTCGAGAAGACCTCGGCGACGGTCGCCTCGCGATCGGGGTCGATGCGGTCGAGGCGCGCGGCCTCCGACGTGCCCATGTGGGCCATGGCCGGCACGAACGCGCGGGAGGCGCGCAGGAAGGGCGTCGCGACGGGCAGGTCGGGCTCGGCGGCGTCGAGCGCCGCCTGCAGCACGGCGCCGAGCTCGGTGAGCGCGGCCGCCTTCTCGGCGATCACGTCGCGGTACTTCCGGCCGGACCCGGAGGTGTCGGTCGAGTCTGCGTGCGACCAGTACGGCAGCTCGGCGACGAGCCCGAACGTGCCGTGCTTGGCGATGTAGTCGGCCGAGCCGCCGCCGCCGACCTCGGTCGACGGGTCGAGGCCCAGCGACTCGAGGTAGTCGTAGTGCTCGCTCGACAGCGGCGAGCGGTACACGGCCTGCGCGAGCGGCTCGAGGTCGGGCGACTCGGGCTCGCCCGCATCCAGCGGGAGGTCGAGCGCCGCGGGGATGGCGTGCAGCGCATCCACGATCCCGTCGAGGTCGCGGGTGACGTAGTAGTAGACGCCGCCGAGCTCGGCATTGTGCAGGCCGACCATGAGCTCGGGGGTCGTGGCGTCGATGAGGCGCATGAGCGCCTGCGTCTCGGGCATGACGCGGTCGAACCAGGCGTCCTTGTGCGCGAACGGGAACGACCACTCCACCTGCTCGTCGGGCGCGGGGCGGTAGAAGCGGCGCGAGTAGGCGACGCGGTCGGAGGGGGCGGCGAACCAGCCCTCGTTGAGGCGCGTGCCGTCGGGGTCGATGCACGGCACGAGGTGCCAGGTGGCGTCGTGGGCGGCGCGGAGGTCGGCGTCGGCGACGAGCTCGCGGGCCAGGTGCTGCAGGGTGCGGAAGCCGATGGGCTCGTTGGGGTGCACGCCGCCGACGAGCACGACGTCGCGGGCGCCCGAGCCGATCGCGTAGGCGTGGATGGGCTCGCCGAGGCGCGAGGTGCCGATGCGCTGCTCGCGCACCAGGTCGGGATGCGCGGCGGCCAGCTCGGCGAAGCCGGCGAGCAGGGCGTCGACCGTGGGGAAGTCGTGCGTCTCGGGCACACGCTGCGCCCGCGCGATGGCGTCGGCGAGAGTGCCCGGCGTGGGGGTGGTGGCGACGGTGTCGGTCACGAAGGTCTCTCCTGATGCTGCGGGTGCTCGGCGGCGCGGCCTGCCGGGCGGGGTGCCGGCGGGGCGACCCTCGTGAGGTCGCCCCGCCGGTGGGATGGGCTCGTGATCAGTCGGCGAGCACGATCTCCCGCAGGGTCGGGTTGCCGACGGGCGAGGTGACGAGCTCGGCGATGCGCTCGCTCGTCACGTACGAGTACGTCTCGTTGAAGAGCGGCACGGCGGGGAACTCGGCCTGG
The sequence above is a segment of the Agrococcus jejuensis genome. Coding sequences within it:
- a CDS encoding serine hydrolase domain-containing protein yields the protein MTSTEDLTTALDQPVETTADHTPKGAAKAAAMRDALAYVERWVAFQGELLGTPGIQVAVRHKGELLLDLAWGVADVETQAPLTTDHLFRIASHSKTFTATAALQLIEAGELRLDDTIEQWVPALADSGVATVTVRELLGHQGGIIRDGSDANYWQRGGGTFPDRDAIIAMAKAEGVVYATNEHFKYSNIGYSLLGLVLEGASGMSYAELVAERITGPLGTTAMGPEWLAERDGEFASGHTGRTRVDDARHRIRHVDTAAMAPATGWFATAADLTVYGSAHAFGNETLVTDASKRLLQRPESPVTHAGVTRHYGLGFDVETIGSRAVVGHSGGYPGHITRTWIDPKDDLVVSALTNAIDGPAGVIAGGVLAIIDLALALAEEVEADASVAVPAEIAAELEGRFANLWSIEDVVPLGGRLVVLYPKAPEPAGFVVRLRVTDTADSLATDDVAGFWATGEPAVFGRDADGAVETLTTSGMTSWRIDAWRAALASGDLAAALPRVSL
- a CDS encoding ABC transporter permease encodes the protein MTGAVAPVDLPTTTMGQRGVWASLRKRPVFWICSAVLAVLVVIALVPQLFAGLFGQPDPRACMLVDSSQPPSTRHVFGTDLQGCDIYANVIYGTSTSIFIGVLTTVLCLAIAIVLGTFAGYVGGVLDRLISRLTDVFLGFPFLLGAIVVLNSVGGRSPVMVALVLAFFSWPTMARLVRGAVRGVKGTEYVQAAQAMGIPDSRILARHVVPNSIGPVMAIAATMVGSVIVAESTLTFLGVGLQSPSISWGLQLSNAQSYFSSAPHMLLFPSLFLSVTVLALITLGDILRDALDPKGRR
- a CDS encoding ABC transporter permease, coding for MSGTARAVGARLLELAIVFVGVTFIIYAMVFSLPGDPVAALGGDRPLPDNVVAQIRAQYHLDDPLWLQYLRYLGNLFTGDLGTTFQGASVAARMEARWPVTITLALTAWAIEVVVGVVLGLVAGLRKGSMLDRTVLVGTILATSIPVFVVGSAAQLFFGLRLGWFPIAGTGDGWPTSYILPAIVIALFGLAATARLTRGSVIDTMQSDFVRTLVAKGLRRRDIVGVHVLRNSVAPVLTFLAIDLGFLLGGTVVIEGIFNLPGIGQMLFEGIRTHEGPTVVGVSTALILIFLVTSLVVDLINSALDPRIRA
- a CDS encoding M14 family zinc carboxypeptidase, with amino-acid sequence MTDTVATTPTPGTLADAIARAQRVPETHDFPTVDALLAGFAELAAAHPDLVREQRIGTSRLGEPIHAYAIGSGARDVVLVGGVHPNEPIGFRTLQHLARELVADADLRAAHDATWHLVPCIDPDGTRLNEGWFAAPSDRVAYSRRFYRPAPDEQVEWSFPFAHKDAWFDRVMPETQALMRLIDATTPELMVGLHNAELGGVYYYVTRDLDGIVDALHAIPAALDLPLDAGEPESPDLEPLAQAVYRSPLSSEHYDYLESLGLDPSTEVGGGGSADYIAKHGTFGLVAELPYWSHADSTDTSGSGRKYRDVIAEKAAALTELGAVLQAALDAAEPDLPVATPFLRASRAFVPAMAHMGTSEAARLDRIDPDREATVAEVFSNADVVRMFQLRFGGILLRAIDAEVQAGTAPAGLRRVRERLGAQYDAWCAAADAVEGLTPLPIANLVGVQVASTLATSSLLLDAARAATASAASDDVATLASGVTA